In Rhodamnia argentea isolate NSW1041297 chromosome 11, ASM2092103v1, whole genome shotgun sequence, one genomic interval encodes:
- the LOC125312808 gene encoding probable N-acetyltransferase HLS1, with translation MATVVVREYDPEKDRAKVDAVERECEVGPSRELSLFTDHMGDPICRVRNCPAFLMLVAEMGEEKEMVGMIRGCIKTVTCGKRLSRNTKNATNNSSAAAAAASVDSYIPTKQVPVYTKVGYILGLRVPPPHRRMGIASKLVERMEEWVRESGGEYCYMATENDNLPSVNLFTSKCGYSKFRTPSILVNPVFAHRLRLPRRAAILKLCPRDAELLYRLRFSTSEFFPRDIDAVLNNKLSLGTFLAVPRGSDGDRPWGGATEFLVDPPESWAVVSVWNLQEVYKLEVRGVPAAKRALARASRAVDGALPWLGLPSFPELFRPFGAHFLYGLGGEGPRAGEMVRALCGHAHNLAKEHGCAVVATEVARREPLALAVPHWKRLSFDDLWCVKRLGQDYSDGAVGDWTKSPPGLSIFVDPREV, from the exons ATGGCGACGGTGGTGGTGAGAGAGTACGACCCGGAGAAGGACCGGGCGAAGGTGGACGCCGTGGAGAGGGAATGCGAGGTCGGCCCCAGCAGGGAGCTCTCCCTCTTCACCGACCACATGGGCGACCCGATTTGCAGGGTCCGGAACTGTCCTGCCTTCCTCATGCTG GTGGCGGAGATGGGTGAGGAAAAAGAGATGGTGGGGATGATCAGGGGTTGCATCAAGACCGTTACATGCGGCAAGAGGCTCTCCAGAAATACCAAAAACGCCACCAACAACAGCTccgccgccgcagccgccgcTTCGGTCGACTCCTATATTCCCACCAAGCAAGTCCCGGTGTACACCAAGGTCGGCTACATATTGGGCCTCCGTGTCCCTCCTCCTCACAG GAGGATGGGAATAGCGTCTAAGCTGGTCGAGAGAATGGAGGAGTGGGTGAGGGAGAGCGGCGGCGAGTACTGCTACATGGCCACCGAGAACGACAACCTCCCCTCCGTCaacctcttcacctccaaatgCGGCTACTCCAAGTTCCGCACCCCCTCCATCCTCGTCAACCCCGTCTTCGCCCACCGCCTCCGCCTCCCCCGTCGGGCCGCCATCCTCAAGCTCTGCCCCCGCGACGCCGAGCTCCTCTACCGACTCCGCTTCTCCACGTCCGAGTTCTTCCCACGCGACATCGACGCGGTCCTCAACAACAAGCTCAGCCTCGGAACCTTCCTCGCCGTCCCCCGCGGCAGCGACGGGGACCGGCCTTGGGGCGGGGCAACCGAGTTCCTGGTGGACCCGCCGGAGTCGTGGGCGGTGGTGAGCGTGTGGAACCTGCAGGAAGTGTACAAGCTGGAGGTGCGGGGCGTGCCGGCGGCGAAGCGGGCGCTCGCGAGGGCTTCGCGGGCAGTGGACGGGGCGCTGCCGTGGCTGGGGCTGCCGTCGTTCCCGGAGCTGTTCAGGCCGTTCGGGGCCCACTTCCTGTACGGGCTGGGCGGGGAGGGGCCGCGCGCGGGGGAGATGGTGAGGGCGCTGTGCGGGCACGCGCACAACCTGGCGAAGGAGCACGGCTGCGCGGTGGTGGCGACGGAGGTGGCGAGGCGGGAGCCGCTGGCGTTGGCGGTCCCGCACTGGAAGAGGCTGTCGTTCGACGACTTGTGGTGCGTCAAGAGGCTCGGGCAGGACTACAGCGACGGGGCGGTGGGTGACTGGACCAAGTCACCGCCCGGGCTTTCCATCTTCGTTGACCCCAGAGAAGTCTAA